The Bombus vancouverensis nearcticus chromosome 2, iyBomVanc1_principal, whole genome shotgun sequence genome window below encodes:
- the blo gene encoding bloated isoform X2, with the protein MLEVQRSDFLRDGGTCDPPTTDFLQHDSTGASVSGWKPTEKSVSFNRDVHVKRIGRGAPRVTAALAGDGEGRLIATPVHKESIASRSKEDLAQEAALVLQQVGSLHCVAHDNRRLPGRFSTLPARRNKKRPELPLDVRRRSVELGATSSADLVETPRLKKKALERSASDASAKKLRGPLARFFSPKLERKRKPVGRSVSDASSSLRSHRKRSGSESEGSHLGSSRVRKQLSPIIEASPHVDQQPFHFGKVATAENGESSSRPEAKKSKQEESDAKKVTERTETIETRERIEETEVSIGKPPISPRRENKGTVRRIPIELEVDDKKSKEETTERKEEKATGRTPSPVVNDTGVDEVDKVGTSSMLHSSRYDLQQRTGEESTIHKMIHRLSSDRSPPPQLTKTMVSPGPGFGHNNNRPFSYTRPNESCSSPPPQTNVIYAQVQTDKKKAQRSHSDSDEGLGLERKDSSRENSPAEKDYRRTDYSYSDLRRNNEINTFKSRYEEDRKNSSTHFSSHYGGTQDYASRNVDTKRRHEFDDIDRRLYDKPEKYTSTVFVDTSGRGRADGTDARQRDGNEFSARQTQSGISNKTSELSARRDLLESRIKSRLLADEMFAAKNSANVPIKKSEHEIIDKPIVPSPVTPNRVASPKRYMDTYITETRTNSNGEKYIFEKEIHEDNGKVYGYEKKITNKIPSDGYIDSKPRDGYTVETRTDKYGDKYIVETRTHEGYADDFKPFLSDRSRTSPEERYEAPRNSSSPYKSSNLRPEENTIPRHFRTEPRENNVLSSPIIAKKFTTTERKFSKSDDFLDRDVRPRDCYLPKKKNFESIRGMSKSTQRLDEVGENSRVRALRSEYTTRSHENLTSHADYVNARDVRRPLLESPTMNDRKERSPFTKQHLDSLREGPNDDYDTDISQMTSSQLESKYYKETRTTQRYTSSKHPIHDDYDSSPPRIRTDRGGYNSSRYDSDTTARDSIRCETRYDETSRTLRKEHRKLDEDPKKPLRRSRNRLDYFDDSDARESPRVKATVGRLETFDESPTRPPRVYHDGSKSRHTRQETRTHTERRHRETRLSDSDRKDRLADSGIENDYRRDSQEVDRREQIESEDEGFVTRQFIKHERRHTDRNMNLTPNEQRKYDKYMNDMSKSPPVTAKPPTGADKKYEKKAAKKSGTMSKVKQLFSKKEKKAKEEKNKKNARSNSSGALTDDEVTIRYREYRGDQLRSAKSARDLGSDINQLSRTRDAISDREMAVGTMMYRQFEESQMNILERHSESPSQHE; encoded by the coding sequence GACGTGGAGCACCCCGCGTGACCGCGGCTCTGGCAGGAGATGGCGAAGGCCGGTTGATCGCCACCCCGGTCCACAAGGAGAGCATAGCGTCGAGGAGCAAGGAAGACCTAGCACAGGAGGCGGCGCTGGTGCTTCAGCAGGTAGGCAGCCTTCACTGCGTTGCCCACGACAACAGACGATTGCCAGGTCGATTTAGCACACTTCCGGCGCGGCGTAACAAGAAGAGGCCGGAACTGCCACTCGATGTAAGACGCAGGAGCGTAGAACTTGGCGCCACCAGCAGCGCAGACCTCGTCGAGACACCGAGGCTGAAGAAGAAGGCATTGGAGAGAAGCGCCAGCGATGCGAGCGCGAAAAAGCTAAGAGGTCCCCTGGCGAGGTTCTTCTCCCCGAAGTTAGAAAGAAAACGGAAACCGGTCGGGCGCAGCGTCAGCGACGCCTCCAGCTCGTTGAGATCGCATCGCAAGAGGAGCGGCAGCGAGAGCGAGGGATCGCATCTCGGCAGTAGTCGCGTGAGAAAACAGTTGTCCCCAATAATCGAAGCTTCGCCGCACGTCGATCAGCAACCGTTTCATTTCGGTAAAGTAGCAACAGCGGAGAACGGTGAAAGTAGCAGCAGACCCGAGGCGAAGAAGTCTAAGCAGGAGGAATCCGATGCGAAGAAAGTGACGGAACGAACAGAAACGATCGAAACGAGAGAAAGGATCGAAGAAACGGAGGTGAGCATCGGAAAGCCACCGATATCGCCTAGGAGAGAGAACAAGGGAACCGTGAGACGCATACCTATCGAACTAGAGGTAGACGATAAGAAGAGCAAAGAGGAAACaacggaaagaaaagaagagaaggcAACAGGCCGGACCCCTTCACCGGTGGTAAACGACACCGGGGTCGACGAAGTGGACAAGGTCGGTACAAGTAGCATGCTGCACAGCAGCCGATACGATCTGCAGCAACGAACCGGCGAAGAGTCGACGATACACAAGATGATTCACCGATTATCCAGCGACCGGTCGCCGCCACCTCAGCTAACTAAAACGATGGTCTCACCAGGCCCGGGATTCGGTCACAATAACAACCGACCGTTTTCTTATACCAGACCGAACGAGTCCTGCAGTTCGCCGCCTCCGCAGACCAACGTGATTTACGCTCAGGTGCAGACCGACAAGAAAAAAGCGCAAAGAAGTCACTCGGACAGCGACGAAGGGCTTGGTCTCGAGAGGAAAGACTCTTCGCGCGAGAACAGTCCCGCGGAGAAGGATTACCGCAGGACGGATTACTCGTACAGCGACTTACGACGTAATAACGAGATCAACACGTTTAAATCGAGATACGAAGAGGACAGAAAGAACAGCAGTACTCATTTTTCTAGCCACTACGGAGGCACGCAGGATTACGCTAGCAGAAACGTAGACACAAAACGACGTCATGAATTTGACGACATCGACAGACGTCTATACGACAAGCCCGAAAAATACACGTCCACCGTGTTCGTTGACACGTCTGGCAGAGGCAGAGCCGATGGCACGGACGCCAGACAACGAGACGGTAACGAATTCTCCGCCAGACAAACCCAAAGCGGAATATCGAACAAGACGTCCGAACTGAGCGCTAGACGCGACCTTCTCGAATCTAGAATCAAGTCGAGGCTGCTCGCCGATGAAATGTTCGCCGCGAAGAACAGCGCGAACGTGCCGATCAAAAAATCCGAGCACGAGATCATCGACAAGCCGATCGTCCCATCACCGGTCACTCCCAACCGTGTCGCCTCGCCGAAACGCTACATGGATACGTACATCACGGAAACGCGCACCAACAGCAACGGAGAGAAGTACATATTCGAGAAGGAGATTCACGAAGACAACGGTAAGGTGTACGGTTATGAAAAGAAGATCACCAACAAGATCCCATCGGATGGTTACATCGATAGCAAACCGAGAGACGGATACACGGTTGAAACGAGGACAGACAAGTACGGAGACAAGTATATCGTAGAGACGCGAACGCACGAGGGTTACGCGGACGATTTCAAGCCATTCCTCAGTGACAGGAGTAGAACCAGCCCGGAGGAACGGTACGAAGCGCCCAGAAACTCAAGCAGCCCTTACAAATCATCCAACTTGCGCCCGGAGGAGAACACCATTCCTCGTCACTTCCGAACCGAGCCGAGGGAGAATAATGTCCTTTCCTCGCCCATAATCGCCAAAAAGTTCACCACGACTGAAAGGAAATTCTCCAAGAGCGACGATTTCTTGGACAGAGACGTTCGACCGAGGGACTGCTACTTGCCCAAAAAGAAGAACTTCGAATCCATCCGCGGCATGAGCAAGTCCACGCAGCGTCTGGACGAAGTGGGCGAGAATTCGCGAGTGAGAGCGTTAAGGAGCGAATACACGACCAGGTCGCACGAGAATCTGACCAGTCATGCCGACTATGTGAACGCCAGAGACGTGCGCCGACCACTTTTAGAGAGTCCCACGATGAATGACCGCAAAGAAAGATCCCCGTTTACGAAACAACACCTGGATAGTCTGCGCGAAGGTCCAAACGACGACTACGACACCGATATATCCCAGATGACCAGTAGCCAATTGGAGTCCAAGTACTATAAAGAAACTCGTACGACTCAACGGTACACCAGCAGCAAACACCCGATTCACGATGATTACGACAGTTCTCCGCCGCGAATACGCACCGATCGCGGAGGTTACAACTCCAGCAGATACGATTCCGACACTACGGCCAGAGATTCGATTCGCTGCGAGACTCGATACGACGAGACATCGCGAACTTTGAGGAAGGAGCATCGAAAGTTGGACGAGGATCCAAAGAAACCTCTCAGAAGGTCGCGCAATCGGCTGGATTATTTCGACGACTCCGACGCCAGGGAGAGTCCACGAGTAAAGGCAACAGTTGGAAGGTTGGAGACGTTCGATGAAAGTCCCACCAGGCCTCCCAGGGTCTATCACGATGGTAGCAAGTCTAGGCACACCAGACAAGAGACCAGAACGCATACGGAGCGTCGACATCGCGAGACTCGGCTCAGTGACTCCGATCGAAAGGATCGCTTGGCGGATTCCGGGATCGAGAACGATTACAGGCGCGACTCACAGGAGGTCGACCGAAGGGAACAAATCGAGTCGGAGGACGAAGGTTTCGTTACAAGGCAATTTATCAAACACGAGAGACGGCATACCGATAGAAACATGAATCTGACGCCGAACGAGCAACGGAAGTACGATAAATATATGAACGACATGTCGAAGTCGCCGCCAGTGACCGCGAAACCACCGACCGGCGCGGATAAGAAGTACGAGAAGAAGGCGGCGAAGAAGAGTGGCACGATGAGCAAGGTGAAGCAGCTGTTTAgcaagaaggagaaaaaggcgAAGGAGGAGAAGAACAAGAAGAACGCGAGGAGCAACAGCAGCGGCGCTCTTACCGACGATGAGGTGACGATCAGGTACAGAGAGTACCGGGGCGATCAGCTAAGGAGCGCGAAAAGCGCGCGGGACTTGGGTAGCGACATCAATCAG